A region of Anticarsia gemmatalis isolate Benzon Research Colony breed Stoneville strain chromosome 10, ilAntGemm2 primary, whole genome shotgun sequence DNA encodes the following proteins:
- the LOC142976273 gene encoding uncharacterized protein LOC142976273: protein MRIYGLDDSTTPGEVAIAVARAGGCLAEIVKVSEVRRNPWGLGSTWVRCPVTAAKKIAESGKLLVGWVSARVTIAEPRPLRCFRCFSTGHAQAMCQADKDRRNSCYRCGLTGHKIAECTADRPRCLLCAEAKKPADH, encoded by the coding sequence ATGCGTATCTACGGCCTGGACGACTCAACTACGCCTGGGGAGGTCGCGATAGCGGTAGCGCGCGCCGGTGGCTGCCTCGCGGAAATCGTGAAAGTTAGCGAGGTCCGTCGCAACCCTTGGGGTCTCGGCTCGACTTGGGTTAGGTGCCCGGTGACGGCAGCTAAAAAGATAGCGGAATCCGGCAAGCTTCTTGTCGGCTGGGTCTCGGCACGTGTCACAATTGCTGAGCCCCGACCTCTTCGTTGTTTCCGCTGCTTTAGCACCGGTCACGCTCAGGCCATGTGTCAGGCCGACAAGGACCGTCGCAACAGCTGCTACCGCTGCGGGCTCACGGGCCACAAGATAGCGGAATGCACAGCCGATCGTCCTCGCTGTCTGCTATGTGCGGAAGCGAAGAAACCAGCAGATCACTGA